In the Aristaeella hokkaidonensis genome, GATAGCTCCATGACAGTAAAAAGGCAGTCCCCTGAGACTTGAAAAACACGGGAACTGCCTGTTACGCTGTAAATGGAAAGATAGACAAAAAAGGAGGTTCACCCAATGCCCAGCAGGATCCTGAAGGATTCCATCCTGACCGACAAGGCATTCAACAGCCTGACCCTGACAGAAGAATCCATCTACCACCGCCTCCTCGTCAGCGCGGATGACTACGGCATCTTCTACGCCGATCCGATCCTCCTCCTGCGGATCCTGTATCCCCGGAAAACAAACATCACGGAAGAAGTCATCCGGGAAGGCCTGGACCACATGGAGGAAGCAGGTATCATCTCCCGCTACACAGCAGAAGGAGAAGACTACCTGAAAATCTGCTCCTGGGAAAACGACCAGCGGCTGCGGAACTCCCGCCACAAGTTCCCCGTCCCGGAGGAGGAAGAACCAACTCCCGAACCCGCACCCGAACCGGAAACAAAAGAAAAGGCCAGGCTGGAAAAACCCGCTGACCACAACGTCAACAAAAAAGCTGCAGATAAAGTCCCCAAAACAGCAGACGAGATCATCATCCAGCTTCCCCTGGGTGACAACACCGACTATAACGTCACCCAGGAGGAAATCACAGAATTCTCCTCCCTGTACCCGGCAGTGGATGTTCTCCAGGAATACCGGGGCATGAAAGCCTGGTGCATGTCCAACCCACACAAGCGAAAAACTAGGAACGGAATCAAAAAGTTCATCAACAGCTGGCTCTCAAGCGCCCAGAAGCAGGCCAGAAGCAGCCCGCCGCCCAGCAAGCCGCAGCTTCCCCGGAACCCCTTCCTGGAAGAATTAAATACGATTCCGGCTGAAGAATATCAGCCGCAACCCAATACTCCCGCAGGAGGTGAATGAACCCTATGGACATGAACGAAACCAAACGGATCCTCGCCGACATCACCGCCATGTACCCCAGCTTTATCAAAGACAGGGACCCCGCTGTCCTCTCCCGGGTCTGGCAGCGGCTCTTTGCCAACACACCCTATGCCCTGGTAAACCAGGCACTCTACGCCTTCCTAAACACAGATGTTAAAGGTTTCCCACCCACGCCAGGCGCCCTGAACGACATCATCCAGAAAGCCCGACAGCTCAACGGCCCCACCGAGGACGATGCCTGGCTCAAAGTCTACAAAGCCATCTCCCGGGGCCTGTACAACAGCCAGGAGGAATTCGACAAGCTTCCTCCGGACATCCAGAGAATTGTCAGCAGTCCCCGCATGCTCTTCGAATGGGCCCATATGGACAGCGACGACGTCAACAAAGTCATCGCCGCCCACTTCAAACGCTCCTGGCGTGCAAGGCAGGAACTGAAGCAGGACCTCCTCCTGATCCCTGAAACCTCCGCCGATCCCCTGCTGACACCGTAAAAAACAAAAGCGGCGCTGGTTTATACCCAATGCCGCTTCCTTTTACGCAATCATTCTCTTCAGTTTCTTCCGTTTGTGGCGCTTCACCAGCCACCTGATCACCAGAACAATCAACACAATGACCAGCACCAGCGCAGCGATGATCATAAACAAATACTTCCTGAGCATTACACCCAATGAAGATACAAACAGTCCCGGCAGCGGTTCTGAGACAAGATCCTTGTAATACAGCATCTTCGTCTCATATTCCGCAGGGTTCTCTGCGTTCAGTGTTACA is a window encoding:
- a CDS encoding replicative helicase loader/inhibitor encodes the protein MDMNETKRILADITAMYPSFIKDRDPAVLSRVWQRLFANTPYALVNQALYAFLNTDVKGFPPTPGALNDIIQKARQLNGPTEDDAWLKVYKAISRGLYNSQEEFDKLPPDIQRIVSSPRMLFEWAHMDSDDVNKVIAAHFKRSWRARQELKQDLLLIPETSADPLLTP